The Syntrophaceae bacterium genomic sequence TTCATGGAATAGATGGCAACGTGGACCTCCCGGGCCGGCCGGTAGGCCCGCTTGGACGTGATTGCGTCCACCACGTCGGCAACCGCCAGAATACGCGATTCCAGGAGGATGCGCTTTCCCTTCAGGCCTCTCGGGTATCCGGAGCCGTCCATCCTCTCGTGATGCTCCCAGGCCATTCTCGCCACCGGCCAGGGAAAGCGGATTCCCTTCAGCATTGCATACCCGATCTCGACATGGGTCTGCATGACCAGGGCCTCGCTTTCGTCCAGCCTCGCCTCCTTGTTGAGAACCGCACCCGGAACGTCGATCTTGCCGATATCATGAAGCAGGGCTGCCAGTCGGAGGCCGGTGATCCGGTTCTTGTCCAGATTCATCTGTTCGCCGATGGCGCGGGCGAGGTCGGCCACCCTGAACTGGTGCCCTTCCTTGTATGTATCCCGGACTTCAAGGCTGACCGCAATGGCCCTGGCCAGGGCGAAAGCCCGCTGGAGGCTTCTCTCCGGACTGAGCTCCGTCTTTTTTTTGGAGAACAGCTGCTGCATCTCCTTCAGCCGCTCCTCGATTTCCATCTTCATCCGTTCTACGTCGATCATTGATTTCACCTCCAAGAAAGGTGGACATGCCATTGTAACACAATCACCGGCCGAAAACTGACCTGTTGTCGCGGGATCAGCTTCCCTCCGCCATCTGCACGAGAGACGGCCGGTCCAGCAGGCGGACGACCCGCCCCTCCGTACGGAGAAGGCCTTCATTGCTCATTTTCTTGATGGCCCTGGAGAGGGCCTCCGGGGTGGCACCCAGGATTTTTGCCAGTTCGCGCTGGGTAATCGGCAGCGCAACGGAATCCGCGGCCGCACCGGGTTTCAGGCTCAGCAGATACGTCGCCAGGCGCTGGGGGATCTCCATGAGCGACAGGGACTCCACGAGCGCCATGGATTCTCTCAGGCGGCGCGAGAGAACCCGGATGATGTTCAGGAGGAGAGAGGGTTCCTGGCGGGAGATCTCTTCGATGACAGGGCCGGGGATGACAAGCAGGCTCCCCTCCTCGAGGGCCATGGCGCTGGCGGGGAAGGAATCGACGGCGAAGGCCGT encodes the following:
- a CDS encoding HD-GYP domain-containing protein, with the translated sequence MIDVERMKMEIEERLKEMQQLFSKKKTELSPERSLQRAFALARAIAVSLEVRDTYKEGHQFRVADLARAIGEQMNLDKNRITGLRLAALLHDIGKIDVPGAVLNKEARLDESEALVMQTHVEIGYAMLKGIRFPWPVARMAWEHHERMDGSGYPRGLKGKRILLESRILAVADVVDAITSKRAYRPAREVHVAIYSMKGDRGSIFDQDVVDACLRLFDIQGYKMLELD
- a CDS encoding Crp/Fnr family transcriptional regulator, with amino-acid sequence MDTAKQIREVALFEGIGRERMNALATQVVRKPFRPGDLIIGEEDPARAFYVILSGRVKLYKSSAEGKEQTLYVLGPGEPFGLCTAFAVDSFPASAMALEEGSLLVIPGPVIEEISRQEPSLLLNIIRVLSRRLRESMALVESLSLMEIPQRLATYLLSLKPGAAADSVALPITQRELAKILGATPEALSRAIKKMSNEGLLRTEGRVVRLLDRPSLVQMAEGS